In the Lepidochelys kempii isolate rLepKem1 chromosome 4, rLepKem1.hap2, whole genome shotgun sequence genome, ACCCTTTGCAACCCTGTTGATTTTAGTgtggtttgaaaattttgacttaAAAGTTGCATTATTTTCATCAGGAGCTTAAAGACCAAACAGATCAGTACTACACACAAACAAGAAAGATTAAATAGAACCTACCCTGAACATCATATGACTAAGGTGCCATATTCTATTAGTCAGTCACTCCAAGAGCTGTTATGTCAGGGGAGTGAAATTCTTTAACACATCAAGTCTGAAACATGACATTTTCTATTTAgctatttataaaaacaaaagtaattaaaaaatacATACATGGGCACTATTAAAATGCCTTCTAGAGCTGAAACTCAGTAAGTCAGAATTCCTTTTCCAAGAAGATAAAAATATTGCCACGACTTCTGTCCAGTGAGCaagaaacatcttttaaaaagccCCCACCCATTTGTTATTTTGACAGATTCAGTAGTATAAGTAAACAATTATGTTTTGCTAGTTTAAAAAGTTACCTTTAAATTGCATTTCCCATTCTCTAACACTTTCCATTTGTACAGCATTTAAGTCCGATAGGTCGTCATATTCATCTCTGAGTGCATCTTTATCTAGACAGAAAGTTGCTAGTCCCCTGGAGGCATCTCTGCCAGCAAATATTCCATATGGACCctctgaaaataaaaaacaaaatagatatTTTCGAAGTTTATTTATAGTGATTGACCTCAACACTTGAGTAAGATGCGTGAGGCAGAAACAGCAAAGCAAACAAGACTTCCCAACAACTCCTCCAGAAATATGGGATGATGTAAACAGCAGTATTGTAATGTTGAGAAGCATTTAGTGGCACTGCAGCTCCACACTGCAaaggcaggaaaaaaataaatattttacacaGGTATCTGACAAGACCAAATCACAAGTCAAACTCATCTTATGTGAGTCATTTCAAGTGCTTCTGCAGTCTGAGGGTGAAGGCACAGGAGAACAGAATGAGAAAGGAAAAACTTTTCTACTAGTACTACATACGTACAAAAGAGACCATTTAAGTTTGATTCAGCCCTATTACTTCAAGTCCTGGCAACATCTTAAAATGGAAATCCATTATAGACTTTCAACTTAAGTTCCCTGATGTTAGGACATTGAACTCAACTGTGATACCAAGGGTAGAAGAACAGCTTTTTATTGTAAAACCAGGGTATTGGTCCAACCACGTCACACAATTCTTTTAAAGAAATGCCTTATGAACCATCAAACTCAGAGTATTCTTATAAAGTTGACCCTAACACAATGAAATGAAGCAATTACACTGGTCTGATTCCAAGTTATTCTGTAATGAAGGTCTGTACTGCAAGATGTCCAATGTTGATTGTGTAAATCAGTTAACCATTTAGTCCTAAAAGGCTAATAACCAGCTTACTGCAAAGTGGAGTCCAAGtcaaaacatctgatgaagtgagctgtagctcacgaaagctcatgctcaaataaattggttagtctctaaggtgccacaagtactccttttctttttgcgaatacagactaacacggctgttcctctgaaaccagtgtttaaAGGGGCATAcaactgtttattttaaacaagtaTTCTTACCTATATTGAAGTTTACTAGTTTTATAATAGAGTTTACTTTATCATTTGtattgtttactttttatttctcaGACAGAGTAATGAAACTTGATAGAAGtccattttattttcagattCTCCATTCTGCCACACTTGGGTTTCAAACACTGCAATagtgtcaaactttttttttccattcatagCTCTTTATTCCCAGTCATGGATGCTTATCTACTGACCTTATTTCTAAAAGCAAATCTAAGTTTGTGATTAAAACTGAGTTGAGAACAATGCCAGTTActtttccaaaaataaataaatatatatatataaaaaagtaacaAGTTTAACTGCCAATTTAATCTTAGCTTTTATAAGTATGCTTGAAGACTGTAGTTGCCTGCCCCTGACCCTTTTATTATTTCTGTGGCGATTACCAGGCAAGTTGGTCTGTTATTCTGAAATAGGTGGGGAGACAAAAGTAGAGGCAAGATGTTTGACTGTTAAATAGTTTATCCAACTGAACATAAGAGGAATTTTAGACATGCAAACAGTTACCCAATCTGGAGTTTGACCAGAACAAACATGGACATAACCTTTTCCCTCCAGAAAGCTAGCTGACACACTTGCATGAATGCAGTTGAGTCAGTCTCCAGCATAGCAGTGCAGGTAATTACCACTTAGTCCATTAGATGATCCAAGGAAACACACAACTGTGCTAATGAAACTTCAAACTTATCAAATAGAGGGTTACTATATGGAAAGCAAGTGTGACTTGATATGATTTCCTGTTAAGGTTGGTAAATAGCTTTCCAGAATTTATCTTAATCCATTACACTTTAAAATTCTGTTTATGCCTCATGTCAAAAAAAATTCCATACGTTTCCTTTACATACATAGAGAAGTAACCCAAATGTTGCATGATTACATATTAAAATAGAATTATACAAAAACTTTGATGGCAATTTGTTTAAAGTTAGGTTGCCAAGTTCCTCAAGCACACCACCACACTTAACATAACCTTTGGGAATTGTTAGATGTAGAAACTAAAAAACAGTTACATACTACAGTTTGAAGCATCAACTCTCTAATGtgaagaaagcaaaaaaaactACAAACCAAAATGTAAAAAGTTattcaatatatttatttttcatgaacGCTAACTGTGACATTACTTTGTATAGTATAGCCATGTGGTATACTAAAGATCTTATCTAATAGTGTACTGTCATATGTAAAATACAAACGTTTTTTAAGTTGTATAAACCAGAATGGCCAGCTTCTCCCCCCTTCTGAGGTTCCTATATGCACTCATTATGCTCGTTCTGAGCTCCTAACATGCATCTATGATCCTGCTAATACGTTATCAGCAAGTACTGTacaatatacagtaaaagctgttatctggcactttatcAACCAGAAAGCTCTGTTAAGTGGCATTTCTGACATCTCCCAATGCAAATATTCAATCTAGTAACCAAGACTAGTATACTGCCCAGGAGGTTATGCAGTTGCACATTCTGTactctacttttatgcaaaaaAGAGACAGAAGACAAGCAAGCAAACTGATATCagggatttattaaaaaaaaaaaaaagcagcttccagggtgtgTCATAGGGTCATTATAGATTCAGCCCTATCTCATATACCTTCTACATCAGAGGCAGGCAACTACAGGCAGGATCCAGGGGATTGCCCCCATGGTGCcacaggccccgccccactctcagaagcaggcagcaccatgtccctgcagccccggggtggggggggtgcagtgcaGAGGGCATTGCCTTGCTTCCAGgtaccgccccccgcagctcccgttggccaggaacagggaaccgtggcccataggagcttcaggggaggtaacTGGAGGCACAgcaagggcagcacatggagctctgtgcccccacccccttaaGGGCCATACAGGAACATGGTTCTGGCCACTTCCcagagtggcatggggccagggaagGCAAGCAGGGAGcttgccctggccctggtgcgtgctgctttaggtaagtggcactgggctggagcccaaacccttcctgcaccccgccCTCCCGAACTCGCTACCCTaaaccccctgcctgcacctcgcacccctcctgcacctcaactccctgcccgtacctcgcaccccaactccctgccttgagctccctcccacagtccGCACCattcctctgccccaatcccttgccctgagcctgttcTTGCACACCGCACCCACCCCCCGGCCCTGCATAAAATTTcctcacccagatgtggccctcggcccaaaaagtttgcccactcctgttctACATCTACAATGATAATTGATGTTGATAATAATGACCCTGAGGCACTGTaagatcctgaagtgccttctgaatcaaagagattaaattatgttcagtaGTTTTAGcgttaaatatatttttagtgATATGGGTGTATGCTATGCGCTGCCCATAGGGATATGTAGCATCATAAAATAACCTACTGTATAGATGTAAACAGGTAAAGTTTTctaagtgcttcaagaaaccaaccACTCTGCAGGACAGTACTACTCCTGGATTGGTGAATACCTGTAGGTTGTACTACTGtattttatactttattcattttattgtattctaatactttgaaaattggtattccattggtaAAATATAATTTGCAGTTAACTGGAATATTTGATTAACCAGCAAACCCCgctcccaccaccaccatgctGAACAACAAAGTTTTTACTGTACATGGTTACAAATATATACTCTTCCTCAAGCACCAAGAGTGGAGGGGGAAAATGTGATGGAACTACTCTACCCAATATCTACCTACAATCCCAAAAATTGCTGGATGTTTCTGTTAACTAGATCAGCAATAAAACATTCACATTTAAATCATGGGGCTGTTCACACCACTCAGATCTCATTTCTGTCAATCTGAAGACATAGCAGTGACATCAGTTCATATTCACATGATTCTCTTCACAAACATAACAGCAAGAAGCTTAAAATTAAGGGAAAGCTTAGATTCTTCGAAAACTGGTAATGCTACCAAATTAATGCTGGTACAGCATTACCACATACCAGCTCAAAGAAATCTTTCTTCACCAATGTATTTCAAACGGGGACCACCACCCAATTTTTTATACCACAGATTGTTAGCTACCAATCTTGTAGCTAAAAAACCAAGTCCTTTTGGACCAGATATTCAGTACTCTTTCATCTAACATGCTTCTTTGTGAAAGTATGAGCACTCTGATAGAATACGAAGACTGATTAGAGAGAGACCCAACTAGTTCAGCCCTTATTTAATCTTAACTAATAAGTGCTAATAGGCAAATGGCAATAAGTAACTAACCTAAACCCCAGAAGATGCACTTTGaattgtttggtttcagagtaacagccgtgttggtctgtattcgcaaaaagaaaaggaggacttgtggcaccttagagactaaccaatttatttgagcataagctttcgtgagctacagctcacttcttcggatgcataatCCCACACTACTAGAACATTGGTGAATAGAAGATAAAAGCTGCATATGAATGGAGGAGTGTGATCATGAAACTCTACATGCAAAGCTAATTCTTTATTAAAAAGTCACATAGCCTATTAACTCCTGTTATGTATGCAGTACTATATATACTGATTGGCTGAAGCTTATGAATCTCAGCACAGAGGGTATTCAGGGAGCTTTGCCTAAGCAATTATGTCTGTAACTGTGTACATAAAGCAGTATGTACACATAAAGCAGTACAAGCATTTAGTAAgccagaatggaaaaaaaaatctatttgtttTATGGCACAAAGGAAAACAgtgtagttttaaaataaagatttcagTGTGAAATAAAACATTACTCCAAATATATTCCAGAAtgcatgtattttaattttttaattgtacCCTGGAAAAAACAATTCAACATGCACCATTTTCAACAGTCAATTTAGATTTAACACTGAAACAAATGAAATGGCTAAAAACTGAATGATTAATATTTTGCAGGCTATCCAAGAAGTATGCAGAACTCTCAATATATCATCTATTAATAGCATTTAGCCTATTGCAGCATTTTAAGTATTAGTCACCATCATTTCAGCTCTATTTACAGACTCTCTCTTTGGAGTATCAAGATTGATAGTAACTTAGAAGGCCAGAGCAATAGGAGGAAggcccctagtcactgaagcagTAGCACCAAAATCAATTTCTTTAAACAAAGATGATCCTCCTGAAGTCATTCTGCAGTACTCCAATACACCTACTTATAAAATCACCTAGTCCTTGAAGTTCTGAATCAGAAAAACATAAGCCACTAGACTAAATTTCATTCCTTGCCTAATACCATATGGTGTCATAACTCTCTAGGAAAAGCAATTACTAACTACAGCCTACAGAATGGAATGgcattttatttcagatttttctttccCAAAGCACTTAAAACAATGTTCCTTTCCCATACGGAATGTTTCAATAAATGCCATTACCTACTTAAATAACTTAGGCTTCCAATATAAAGTCAATGTCTTCTAATGGGAACGTGTGGACTGACATATGTCTAAGCAAAAGTTTCTCAGAAAGGCTTTTGCTCCATGTGTCTAGAGTAAAAACTTACCAAGATTTTACAAGCTTTATAGCTGTTTCTATAAATTGGGAAGTTGTGTGGTTCTTTAGAAACCTGCATTTAATGTAATATTCAACCTGCTGCATATTATTCCAGTTTGAGGCCCTCCTTAAGGAGAATTAACTTCTCTGCTAGTCCACCATGCTAACTGAAACAGGAAATTAGATTGCGATTACTTAAAGaaaattttctgttaaaaataaactAGAATATTGGTAGATCACATGATACTAAAATGATGTTTTCATGATCTATCTCAAAGTATTTAGGGCGGCCTTTGGAATTTGTTTGCTTTGCAACCTGTGAAGAATTATGCATACATCCAGTTTTGCTGACAACAAAAAGTAAGGATTATAGATGAGTAATAAGATCTGTAATTTCCAGTTGTCTCTTTTAATAAAGTGGTCAAATATTAATGTTCTGCCAGAGACTTAACATGTTCATTATGAAAGTATAAAGGAGTTTCTTTACAACTAGCAAGGTCATGTCTAAATCACTAGTCCTTGAAATAGGACGCTAGTCCTTGAAATAGGACTTCAGTCATTGTAAGGGAACTCAAATTGCTGTCTTTCAAGTCTAACGGACCATAAAATTTACCATATTCCCTCTTCCTTGAAGAAAGAAAGATCAGGGGAAGGTACTGTACATTGACCATTCCAGAAAGTGAACTCATTAGAAATAAGGCTTCCATCACCGTGTGCCCAAGTGATTCTGAAACATCTACTGAAGAGGCACCAATTTCTTCTGTAGTAAGAGGCAAAACATTCTAATTCTGGTTCTTTACACCAGGATCCACTGAATGTAAATTTCTGAGTAACCAATATTTTATATCAAATACTGGATTACACTGTTTGCTTTTGCTGAGCCCCTCTGTGGCAATTATCCAGTTACAAGATTTAATAGGCTGCCACccatctatatttttaaaatattttttcaaactcCAACTTTAAAGAGGTTGTGGAGCAATTTTCCTTATACTTAACAGAGAAGAGTCATCCAGGAAGGTGCAAGTATATTCAACTTAGGGACGGGAAAGATGCTTGATCAGAATGGTCTGTGTTAAGTCAGTCTTGCACCACCACGTTCCCATGTAGCCTTATAAAATTTACTCTGTACCTCATTtcccctatctgtaaaacagagatgatAATCTTTCCTTTCTCCCAAGCTTTCTCTGTCCTTTCTATTTAATCTGTAAATCATTCAGGGCAGGGTGTAAGTTTTTGAACATTGCACAATAGGGTTATAAGCAACTAGAGGTCCCACTGGACACACTGTAGACATATTGAACAGAAAAATGTTGAGGGAGCTATTTCCAATACCTAGCTATTTCCAATACATTTCATGGAATGGACTTAGCTTCAGTACTATTTTACTGAAATAACGGCCTTGTTTGTGAAAGGGTAACATCAAGCCAACATTGCAAGGGCATGTGAATTTCCACATCACCTCCTCCAAGCCCAAAAAGGCTTCTCTTAAATACAATATATTATTCACAACCCTGCTCTATTTAGGTACAAGTCAGTAATCCTAAATCGGGAAGGATATGAAAAAGTGTATACAAACAGACATTTGtgacctggtctacacacaaaaatACTGAATCAGATTAACCACTGTTGTGTTTCTCATGAACACAAGAGGTAcaacactgagcatgctccaacaGCCAAGAACTCtcattaagccctggtctacactagggctttaggtcgaatttagcagcattaaatcgatgtaaacctgcacccatccacatgatgaagccctttatttcgacttaaagggctcttaaaatcgatttccttactccacccctgacaagtggattagcgcttaaatcggccttgccagctcgaatttggggtactgtggacacaatttgacggtattggcctctgggagctatcccagagtgctccattgtgaccgctctggacagcactctcaactcagatgcactggccaggtagacaggaaaagaactgcgaacttttgaatctcatttcctgtttggccagcgtggcaagctgcaggtgaccatgcagagctcatcagcagaggtgaccatgatggagtcccagaatcgcaaaagagctccagcatggaccgaacgggaggtatgggatctgatcgctgtttggggagaggaatccgtgctatcagaactccgttccagttttcgaaatgccaaaacctttgtcaaaatctcccagggcatgaaggacagaggccataacagggacccgaagcagtgccatgtgaaactgaaggagctgaggcaagcctaccagaaaaccagagaggcgaacggtcgctccaggtcagagccccaaacatgccgcttctatgatgagctgcatgccgttttagggggttcagccaccactaccccagccatgttgtttgactccttcaatggagatggaggctatacggaagcaggttttggggacgaagaagatgaggttgtagatagctcacagcaagcaagcggagaaaccggttttccccgacagccaggaacggtttctcaccctggacctggagccagtaccccccaaacccacccaaggctgcctcctggacccagcaggcggagaagggacctccggtgagtgtaccttttaaaatactatacatggtttaaaagcaagcatgtgaaagaattactttgccctggcagtcgcggttctcctggatgtactcccaaagcctttgcaaaaggtttctggggagggcagccttattgcgtccttcatggtaggacactttaccactccaggccagtaacacgtactggggaatcattgtacaacaaagcattgcagtgtatgtttgctggcgttcaaacaacatccgttctttatctctgtgttatcctcaggagagtgagatataattcatggtcacctggttgaaatagagtgcttttcttcaggggacactcagaggagcccattcctgctgggctgtttgcttgtggctaaacagaaatgttccccgctgttagccacagggaggggggaaggttgagggggtagccacgccgtggggggaggcaaaatgcgaccttgtaacaaaagcacatgtgctatgtatgtaatgttaacagcaaggtttaccctgaaagagtgtagccactgttttataaaatgtgtctttttaaataccgctgtccctttttttttctccaccagctgcatgtgtttcaatgatcacaggatcttctccttcccagaggctagtgaagcttagaaagaaaaaaaaacgcactcgcgatgaaatgttctccgagctcatgctgtcctcccacactgacagaacacagacgaatgcgtggaggcaaataatgtcagagtgcaggaaagcacaaaatgaccgggaggagaggtggcaggctgaagagagggctgaagctcaaatgtggcggcagcgtgatgagaggaggcaggattcaatgctgaggctgctggaggaccaaaccagtatgctccagtgtatggctgagctgcagcaaaggcagctggagcacagactgccactacagcccctgtgtaaccaaccgccctcctccccaagttccatagcctccacacccagacgcccaagaacacggtgggggggcctccagccaaccagccactccaccacagaggattgcccaaaaaaaagaaggctgtcattcaataaatttcaaagttgtgaacttttaaagtgctgtgtggcattttccttccctcctccaccacccctcctgggctaccttggtagtcattcccctatttgtgtgatgaatgaataaagaatgcatgaatgtgaagcaacaatgactttattgcctctgtaagcggtgattgaagggaggaggggtgggtggttagcttacagggaagtagagtgaacgaaggggcggtgggtttcatcaaggagaaacaaacagaactttcacaccgtagcctggccagtcatgaaactggttttccaagcttctctgatgcgtaccgggctctcctgtgctcttctaaccgccctggtgtctggctgcgcgtaaccagcagccaggcgatttgcctcaaccccccaccccgccataaacgtctcccccttactctcacagatattgtggagcacatagcaagcagtaataacaatgggaatattggtttcgctgaggtctaagcgtgtcagtaaactgcaccagcgcgcctttaaacgtccaaatgcacattctaccaccattctgcacttgctcagcctgtagttgaacagctcctgactactgtccaggctgcctgtgtacggcttcatgagccatggcattaaggggtaagctgggtccccaaggatacatataggcatttcaacatccccaacagttattttctgggctgggaataaagtcccttcctgcagcttttgaaacagaccagagttcctgaagatgcgagcatcatgtacctttcccggccatcccacgttgatgttggtgaaacgtatccaccagagcttgcagcactattgaaaagtaccccttgcggtttatgtactcggcggcttggtgctccgttgccaaaatagggatatgggttccgtctatggccacaccacagttagggaatcccattgcagcaaagccatccactatgacctgcacatttcccagggtcaatacccttgatatcagcagatctttgattgcgtgggctacttgcatcacagcagccccaacagtagatttgcccactccaaattgattcccaactgaccggtagctgtctggcgttgcaagcttccacagggctatcgccactcgcttctcaactgtgacggctgctctcatcttggtattcatgcgcctcagggcaggggaaaacaagtcacaaagttccatgaaagtgcccttacgcatgcgaaagtttcgcagccactgggaatcgtcccagacctgcaacactatgcggtcccaccagtctgtgcttgtttcccgagcccagaatcagcgttccacagcatgaacctgccccattagcaccatgatgcatgcattggcagggcccatgctttcagagaaatctgtgtccatgtcctgatcacgcacgtgaccacgctgacgtcgcctcctcgcccggtatcgctttgccaggttctggtgctgcatatactgctggataacgcgtgtggtgtttaatgtgctcctaattgccaaagtgagctgagcggcctccatgcttgccttggtatggcgtccgcacagaaaaaaggcgaggaatgattgtctgccgttgctctgatggagggaggggcgactgacgacacggcttacagggttggcttcagggagctaaaaatcaacaaaggggatgtctttacatcaaggagtatttcaggcaggacttcacggagggttccaataagaaatggtgcacctaagttattgttcttattggaacaaggaggttagcctggcctctgattgatacatggctagatttaccttgctgcaccttctctgtgagtgactgcagcgtgacctagagaaatgagtcccctagacaggggaggaggcaaatgagtacagaacaaatctggtctatcttttacatctttggctggcagcagacagtgcagaagaactgcatgccatccacatctcatggctgctcggcagaagatggtacagtacgactgctagccatcctcatctcttgcctgcccggcagaagatggtacaatacaactgctagccatcctcatctcttgcctgcccggcagaaaatggtacaatacgactgctagcaatccgtaccgcctgcctgctcaccataagatggttcaataggactgactgcaggactaaagagaatgacctggtcaagtcactccaaatttagtccctgcgcccatgtctgcccaggcgctcccagccaacgtggccaggagcacctcggacatgacaatgatggctaccagtcgtactgtaccatctgctgccacaaggcaaggggttgctgctgctgtgtagcaatgccgtaccgcgtctgccagcacccaggagacacagggtgacagttacctgagcgggctccatgcttgccatggtatggtgtctgcacaggtaactcaggaaaaaaggtgcgaaacgattgtctgcccttgctttcacggagggagggagggagggaaggggggcctgacgatatctacccagaaccacccgcgacaatgttttagccccatcaggcattgggatctcaacccagaattccaatgggcagcggagactgcgggaactgtgggatagctatccacagtacaatgctccggaagtcgactctagcctcagtactgtggaagcactccgccgagttaatgcacttcgagtgtgtgtgtccccacagaaaatgctctaatatataaaacagatttctaaaaaaccgacttctataaatttgaccttattccgtagtgtagacataccctaagacttgAGCCTCAAATTGGGTACTGAAACTTGACACATACAAAGTGGATGATTATAGTCATCTAGAGTAGCATATTACAACCTGAATATCCTTTCCTGTAAAATACGAATTTATGTACAAAATGGAATTCATTCAAAACAAGCTCGCTCTCTCTCACAGAAAGTTATATACCAGTCACAAACCAATCATTTCAGTAAAGGTTTGTATACTTCTTTTGAGTCCTTTGCAATGTAATGTGGTATATAAGAGTACAAAAACGTGCTTGACGTCTGGTGAAGAGTTCAGTATAAGAATCCAGATGGGCAGACTGACATCTAGTTATTTTATACCGAAAGTATATAAACTAAGATTTCCTAAAAAACTAATCAAATATAGCTAAGAGTCTCAAGAAGCTAATTTCTAAAGAAACAAAACTAGATAAAGGGTCACAAGTGATGTAGGCTATTTTGCAATGGGCACCTACATTACTATAAACACGAAGGCCAAAATATTCAGACATGTTCATTAATTTTAGATACCCAGCTTGAAATAAGTAAGGCTGAGCACCAATACCTCCATTTGGACTTATTTTGGATTtgtgagtgttcagcacttctgaaaataatcAGAATCCTAGGGTCATCGCTGGGCACTCAAAATCAATgacatttttgtttatatttgggCTTACTGAAAATATGACACAAGGAAGATTGGCCGGGATTGAACAATCCACAGTTGTAACTAGTTTTAGTCTTTTCCTCTTGTGAATGTTAACTGTATAACAACTTGTACATGGAAAGGCAGACAAGACAGGAAGCAATGCTGGGCATTTGACTGGTCCAAAAATAATTGGTAAATTAGTCAAATATTGTTAAATAAGTGAAAAATGGTCAAATATTCTAGTAAACTAGTGCTTTAAAATAACAGTAACAAAAAAGAGCAACAGTTTATGGTATGCAATGGGCTTAGCCTT is a window encoding:
- the LOC140910373 gene encoding zinc finger and SCAN domain-containing protein 32-like isoform X2; translation: MQSSSAEVTMMESQNRKRAPAWTEREVWDLIAVWGEESVLSELRSSFRNAKTFVKISQGMKDRGHNRDPKQCHVKLKELRQAYQKTREANGRSRSEPQTCRFYDELHAVLGGSATTTPAMLFDSFNGDGGYTEAGFGDEEDEVVDSSQQASGETGFPRQPGTVSHPGPGASTPQTHPRLPPGPSRRRRDLRCMCFNDHRIFSFPEASEA
- the LOC140910373 gene encoding zinc finger and SCAN domain-containing protein 32-like isoform X1, with translation MQSSSAEVTMMESQNRKRAPAWTEREVWDLIAVWGEESVLSELRSSFRNAKTFVKISQGMKDRGHNRDPKQCHVKLKELRQAYQKTREANGRSRSEPQTCRFYDELHAVLGGSATTTPAMLFDSFNGDGGYTEAGFGDEEDEVVDSSQQASGETGFPRQPGTVSHPGPGASTPQTHPRLPPGPSRRRRDLRCMCFNDHRIFSFPEASEA